The nucleotide window TGATGAACCGGTATCGCAACATGGCCAGCATGCTCATGCAGCGGCAGATGGCTGCAGGGGGCGGAAATGGTGTTCCAGCGGAAAAGCAGAACCTCAGTTACCTGGAACGCTATCTGACTATTGATCTGAAACCCAAGAACAAAACCAAGGAACCACTCGCACTTCTGGCGGACTTGCAGGAACGGTTCCGCAAAGATTATCAGGACGTCAGTGGCATGACCGATGCCTTGCCTAAGGATGACAACAACGATAACCGCAATGACATGAATCACTATCGCAATGACATGTCCATGTTCAGTAATGATGTCAGGTTCCAGATTGCAGCCCGCATCACCCGCGAAGACCGCATCAAACTGTATGCGGAAGCCATGAAGAAGGGAAAGTCGCTGGCACAGGATCTGGCCCAGGCAGCGGAAATGCAACTGGGTGGCATTCAGACCATCAGCAGCAACTTCAGTTCGGTCAATAACGTTTACTACACCGGT belongs to Planctomycetia bacterium and includes:
- a CDS encoding SIMPL domain-containing protein (The SIMPL domain is named for its presence in mouse protein SIMPL (signalling molecule that associates with mouse pelle-like kinase). Bacterial member BP26, from Brucella, was shown to assemble into a channel-like structure, while YggE from E. coli has been associated with resistance to oxidative stress.) — encoded protein: MKSASLTLVVCLMSISGELSAQQPPAANTGVISVQGTAEITKVPEVIRVMIKQYGRGNDQESAKAALVAAEKKLMTRLNEAGVEVIVSHAGLAMSSQNLMNRYRNMASMLMQRQMAAGGGNGVPAEKQNLSYLERYLTIDLKPKNKTKEPLALLADLQERFRKDYQDVSGMTDALPKDDNNDNRNDMNHYRNDMSMFSNDVRFQIAARITREDRIKLYAEAMKKGKSLAQDLAQAAEMQLGGIQTISSNFSSVNNVYYTGGGSMRYVNSSGETARFPFNLKEDGSESVAVRDATSNYQNATLEPLIYQISLNISFKLEPSK